The following are encoded in a window of Fusarium verticillioides 7600 chromosome 6, whole genome shotgun sequence genomic DNA:
- a CDS encoding hypothetical protein (At least one base has a quality score < 10) produces MKTRVEAYLAITLKILLRLLNRNHVLTDRPHLVWPTLAQHASELNYAMKENPQTTTHRYAEGDEATMIANSEVQSRKEGSTENRMNLCPCPLIYGLGAQPNNANNLQSHVRYGWSEC; encoded by the coding sequence ATGAAAACACGAGTTGAAGCATATCTTGCCATAACGCTCAagattcttcttcgtcttctcaaCAGAAACCATGTTCTTACGGACAGGCCGCATCTGGTCTGGCCGACTCTCGCCCAACACGCTTCAGAACTCAATTACGCAATGAAAGAGAACccacaaacaacaacacaCCGATATGCTGAAGGTGACGAGGCCACTATGATCGCCAACTCGGAAGTGCAAAGTCGGAAAGAAGGATCAACAGAAAACCGCATGAATCTTTGCCCGTGTCCTCTCATCTACGGCTTGGGTGCCCAACCAAATAACGCCAACAACCTCCAAAGCCATGTTCGTTATGGTTGGAGTGAATGTTGA
- a CDS encoding hypothetical protein (At least one base has a quality score < 10) — protein sequence MPPPHPPVLSTTHEHDLIVDASILSIIKPPLPSRRPRTAQSPSNAEVLVPPLIAGALVAAFATALADGLNNELLTHYYLPEQKFRVNIDRILDRLLSEFTLMLWDELWAFYCDSNPDSTEQIKKLFDGPVCQLILILNGPEAPRCLLDKLGPGISRRPATWSEAARGIELPVALQLLCSYWDREYPARSPRGTPNEIAASLHTYITTGRSARHLISRIREVLISPHYVQMHLMESALWHILMKPPYRPPSDGFHAIQFKFECQLFGPLQGIGDPQLVKMGSLPAITGTANDCVYTTISEYTMKQWPKCGELLLGCIEDAVKEASASSCEGHSFTGMSIWDGTENPFLCPGLRLLHVEVEDGSIRLTVSAWTHTMIEILQQMAWTCAALSSSPFQGSLSESAIEVSDWQYMDDSIFVECNLSHRPVPEGDGSAWLKQLGGAAIANGFPINHVREDSQMT from the coding sequence ATGCCCCCACCACATCCCCCCGTGTTATCCACCACGCACGAACACGATCTTATTGTCGATGCTTCTATTTTGAGCATCATAAAGCCACCGCTGCCAAGCCGACGTCCGAGAACTGCTCAGTCACCTAGCAATGCCGAGGTCTTGGTACCGCCACTCATCGCTGGCGCTCTCGTTGCTGCTTTTGCCACTGCCCTTGCCGATGGGTTGAACAACGAACTCCTCACCCATTATTATCTCCCTGAGCAAAAGTTTCGCGTCAACATTGATAGGATATTGGATCGACTGTTGTCTGAGTTCACGTTGATGTTATGGGATGAACTTTGGGCTTTCTATTGTGACTCGAATCCAGACTCGACTGAGCAAATTAAGAAATTGTTCGATGGACCTGTTTGTCAACTTATATTGATCCTCAATGGGCCAGAAGCACCGCGATGCCTACTCGATAAACTCGGTCCCGGTATATCACGACGTCCTGCGACATGGTCCGAGGCAGCACGGGGCATTGAACTGCCAGTTGCTCTCCAACTCTTATGCAGTTACTGGGACAGAGAATACCCAGCCCGTTCACCCAGGGGCACACCGAATGAAATTGCTGCTTCTCTCCATACCTATATCACGACAGGAAGGTCTGCGAGACATCTTATCTCAAGGATACGCGAGGTCTTGATCTCGCCCCACTATGTGCAAATGCATCTCATGGAATCAGCTCTCTGGCACATCCTCATGAAACCCCCTTATCGACCCCCTAGCGATGGATTCCACGCCATCCAGTTCAAATTTGAGTGTCAACTCTTTGGACCCCTTCAAGGCATCGGAGATCCTCAACTCGTCAAAATGGGCTCCTTGCCAGCTATTACTGGCACCGCAAATGACTGCGTTTACACCACGATATCTGAGTATACAATGAAGCAGTGGCCCAAGTGCGGCGAACTCCTCCTGGGATGTATCGAAGACGCCGTCAAAGAAGCTTCGGCGTCGAGCTGCGAGGGCCACTCATTCACCGGCATGTCGATTTGGGATGGTACCGAAAACCCGTTCTTATGTCCTGGACTACGCCTGCTGCACGTCGAGGTCGAAGATGGCTCAATACGCTTGACAGTATCGGCATGGACCCACACCATGATAGAAATCTTACAACAGATGGCGTGGACTTGCGCAGCACTCAGCTCCTCGCCATTTCAGGGTTCCCTCTCTGAGAGCGCCATTGAAGTGTCGGATTGGCAGTACATGGACGATTCAATCTTTGTCGAGTGTAATCTTTCGCATCGACCTGTGCCGGAAGGAGATGGCTCAGCGTGGCTGAAGCAGCTGGGAGGGGCTGCTATTGCAAACGGATTCCCGATAAACCATGTAAGAGAAGATTCTCAGATGACATAG
- a CDS encoding hypothetical protein (At least one base has a quality score < 10), which translates to MSSKPIVLVTGANGYIAGPVIEAFLKAGYAVRGTVRSKSSADPLVRALSSYDEDLQIVVVPDIVAPGAFDSAVKGVHAIAHLAAGVSLSFTDPEPVLEVAIQGTLGVLESAITESSVKSVVLMSSIASITNGSKEAPARFTEADWNDEALAAVKKLGKESPSLLIYAASKVASERAFGKFRDEKNFVMGPQPGLESISKIGGTTAFIWQILSGQEIPKPLTPNPGYVDVRDIARVAVFSVDHPDKANGERFLLASGLVPPQAAADVLRKVYPERQDIIKAGTPGQGYFPGYKFPEERVLDASKAVKVTGQDFYSVEQTITDTAKSLEKFL; encoded by the exons ATGTCCAGCAAACCAATTGTCCTGGTGACCGGTGCGAATGGCTATATTGCCGGGCCCGTCATCGAAGCTTTTCTCAAGGCAGGCTATGCTGTTCGTGGAACTGTTCGCTCAAAGTCTTCAGCAGATCCCCTAGTCAGGGCTCTGTCTTCATATGACGAAGATCTTCAAATTGTCGTAGTCCCAGACATTGTCGCGCCAGGTGCCTTCGATTCTGCGGTCAAGG GTGTTCATGCTATTGCAcatcttgctgctggagTGAGTCTCAGCTTTACGGACCCCGAACCTGTCCTTGAAGTTGCTATTCAAGGGACGCTGGGTGTTCTCGAGTCTGCCATCACCGAGTCATCCGTCAAATCGGTTGTGCTTATGTCCTCTATTGCCTCTATCACGAACGGCAGCAAAGAAGCACCTGCTAGGTTTACAGAAGCAGATTGGAATGATGAAGCTTTGGCAGCTGTTAAGAAGCTCGGAAAAGAGTCACCCAGCCTTTTGATCTATGCTGCGAGTAAGGTGGCAAGTGAGAGAGCTTTTGGAAAGTTCCGCGACGAAAAAAA TTTTGTTATGGGACCACAACCCGGCCTTGagtccatctccaagatcggCGGAACAACTGCCTTCATCTGGCAGATACTTTCGGGTCAAGAGATCCCCAAGCCATTGACACCAAATCCTGGCTATGTTGACGTTCGTGATATTGCACGAGTTGCTGTCTTCAGCGTCGACCACCCCGACAAGGCAAACGGGGAGCGATTCCTGTTGGCTTCAGGACTTGTTCCTCCCCAGGCTGCTGCAGATGTTCTTCGTAAAGTATATccggagagacaagacattATCAAGGCTGGAACTCCTGGGCAGGGATACTTTCCCGGCTACAAGTTTCCTGAGGAAAGAGTTCTTGATGCATCGAAGGCAGTCAAAGTGACAGGACAAGACTTTTACAGTGTCGAGCAGACAATTACTGACACGGCCAAATCTCTTGAGAAGTTTTTATAG